In the genome of Oncorhynchus gorbuscha isolate QuinsamMale2020 ecotype Even-year unplaced genomic scaffold, OgorEven_v1.0 Un_scaffold_3429, whole genome shotgun sequence, the window tccactgctctctcttcactcctctcctgtcctctacggTCTCTGGGAACTCTCTCTCCAAACTCTCAGGTAATTACATTCCATGCACTACTGCACTGAATCACTTGACAGGGAGGGGATGGCTGAACGGGaatgagagggtgtgtgtgggatATACTGTTGGGTCCATGTGATGACGGTAGCCGTAGAAGAGGCACAGAGCTCTCAACTGACTTGATTAAATAACTATTAGATGAAAGAATGTACACAAGTAAACAATGTGGTGTTAGCaagggtgacagacagacagacagacagacagacagacagacagacagacagacagacagacagacagacagacagacagacagacagacagacagacagacagacagacagacagacagacagacagacagacagacagacagacagacagacagacagacaggcaggcaggcaggcaggcaggcaggcagacagacagacagacagacagacagacagacagacagacagacagacagacagacagacagacagacagaaagacagacagaaagacagacagacaaagccctacagacagacagacagacagacagacagacagacagacagacagacagacaggcaggcaggcaggcaggcaggcaggcagacagacagacagacagacagacagacagacagacagacagacagacagacagacagacagacagacagacaaagccctacaggcagacagacagacagactactagacagacagactactagacagacagactactagacagacagacagacagacagacagacagacagacagacagacagacagacagacagacagacagacagacagacagacagacagacagacagacagacagacaaagccctacagacagacaactagacaGACAActagacagacggacggacggacgggcgggcgggcgggcgggcgggtgggcgggcgggcggacagacagacagacagacaaagccctacaggcaggcaggcaggcagacagacagatagactgagccctgcagacagacagatagactgagccctgcagacagacagacagacagacagacagacagacagacagacagacagacagacagacagacccctgcagacagacagacagacagacagacagacagacagacagacagacagacagacagacagacagacagacagacagacagacagacagacagacagacagacagacagacagacagacagacagacagacagactgagccctgcagacagacagacagacactgacctGTGACTGCTGTGCTTCCCAGGACGTCTATGACAGGGTGGAGCTGAGACAAAGGCGCTCCTCCAGCACAGGCTTCAATGACTCTCCCACCTACAGCCGCCAGGGCATGTCTCCCACCGTGTCCACTTCCTGCTCCCCACAGCACTGCTTCCGCCCCGGTGAGTGTCTCTCAATGGAACATGACCGCGTCACTCTGCGTTACACATGGGCACGAGAAACTCCTCCTTGAAAATAAATGTTGGAGATTAAATACCATCAATAATTTTGCCTTCAAATGTCCACAAGAAAACAATTCTAGACCGATACTGAGTTTGATCATGTTGGAAGGTGTCAGGAGTGATTTATCCCTATGCCCTGTGTGTACATCCTATAGGTGACTGGAACAACATTAGATCCTATAGGTGACTGGAACAACATTAGTTCCTATAGATGACTGGAACAACATTAGTTCCTATAGGTGACTGGAACAACATTAGTTCCTATAGATGACTGGAACAACATTAGTTCCTATAGGTGACTGGAACAACATTAGATCCTATAGGTGACTGGAACAACATTAGTTCCTATAGATGACTGGAACAACATTAGTTCCTATAGGTGACTGGAACAACATTAGTTCCTGTAGGTGACTGGAACAACATTAGTTCCTATAGGTGACTGTTACAACATTAGTTCCTGTAGGTGACTGGAACAACATTAGTTCCTGTAGGTGACTGGAACAACATTAGTTCCTATAGGTGACTGGAACAACATTAGTTCCTATAGATGACTGGAACAACATTAGTTCCTGTAGGTGACTGGAACAACATTAGTTCCTATAGGTGACTGGAACAACATTAGTTCCTATAGATGACTGGAACAACATTAGTTCCTATAGATGACTGGAACAACATTAGTTCCTGTAGGTGACTGGAACAACATTAGTTCCGGTAGGTGACTGGAACAACATTAGTTCCTATAGATGACTGGAACAACATTAGTTCCTGTAGGTGACTGGAACAACATTAGTTCCTATAGGTGACTGGAACAACATTAGTTCCTATAGATGACTGGAACAACATTAGTTCCTGTAGGTGACTGGAACAACATTAGTTCCTATAGGTGACTGGAACAACATTAGTTCCTATAGGTGACTGGAACAACATTAGTTCCTATAGGTGACTGGAACAACATTACTTTCTATAGGTGACTGGAACAACATTACTTCCTATAGGTGACTGGAACAACATTACTTCCTATAGGTGACTGGAACAACATTAGTTCCTATAGGTGACTGGAACAACATTAGTTCCTATAGGTGACTGGAACAACACTAGTTCCTATAGGTGACTGGAACAACATTAGTTCCTATAGGTGACTGGAACAACACTAGTTCCTATAGATGACTGGAACAACATTAGTTCCTATAGATGACTGGAACAACATTAGTTCCTATAGGTGACTGGAACAACATTAGTTCCTATAGATGACTGGAACAACATTAGTTCCTGTAGGTGATTGGAACAACATTAGTTCCTATAGGTGACTGGAACAACATTAGTTCCTGTAGGTGACTGGAACAACATTAGTTCCTGTAGGTGACTGGAACAACACTAGTTCCTATAGGTGACTGGAACAACATTAGTTCCTATAGGTGACTGGAACAACATTAGTTCCTATAGGTGACTGGAACAACATTAGTTCCTGTAGGTGACTGGAACAACATTAGTTCCTGTAGGTGACTGGAACAACATTAGTTCCTGTAGGTGACTGGAACAACATTAGTTCCTGTAGGTGACTGGAACAAGTCCTCTCAACTTCAGAGATAGGTCAACTAGTTGTTTTACCTCTCAACTTCAGAGATAGGTCAACTAGGTGTTTTACCTCTCTACTTCAGAGATAGGTCAACTAGTTGTTTTACCTCTCTACTTCAGAGATAGGTCAACTAGTTGTTTACCTCTAGACTTCAGAGATAGGTCAACTAGTTGTTTTACCTCTCTACTTCAGAGATAGGTCAACTAGTTGTTTTACCTCTCTACTTCAGAGATAGGTCAACTAGTTGTTTTACCTCTCTACTTCAGAGATAGGTCAACTAGTTGTTTTACCTCTCTACTTCAGAGATAGGTCAACTAGTTGTTTACCTCTAGACTTCAGAGATAGGTCAACTAGTTGTTTTACCTCTCTACTTCAGAGATAGGTCAACTAGTTGTTTTACCTCTCTACTTCAGAGATAGGTCAACTAGTTGTTTTACCTCTCTACTTCAGAGATAGGTCAACTAGTTGTTTTACCTCTCTACTTCAGAGATAGGTTTCCCTGTTTCATTGTTGAGTAGTTGTGCAGATCACCAAGGTGCATTGCTGACCATGAGAGTATGTCTGTGTCAGTCTATAAGTACTGTTCACTGTCCTGTATGTTTGTGTACTTTACAGACTTATGGTGTTTTTCTGTTAAGATACAGTAGCAACACACATACTACTGAGACATTCAGGGATCATATGCTTCAGCATTAACACAGCCTACAGTATTTACTTCCACATAAAGCCATTGCTACCAAGTTGTTGAGCCAGTCTGAACAGGTACTATCACATGTGCTCTCAGACAAAGTCTGTGTACGTGCATTGATGCAAAAGAATGTTCTTGCGACATCATATTGAGCAACACGGTCTCTGTGACATCATATTGAGCAGCACGGTCTCTGTGACATCATATTGAGCAGCACGGTCTCTGtgctctctcgtttctctctctgcctctcattatctctctctatctctctcactatacatctctctctgactctccctctctctctcgctcaatttTCAACATGTGGCTAATATAACCTTCCTTCTCCTAGTCCCTCTCCTTCATCCTTCTGTCCTTGGTCAACTGTCCTCTGTGTAGGTACCTGAGCCAGTCTACCTATCTGCAGTCTATTTTCATCAGACCACTTACTTACCAGATATTATCAACGCTATCTATCTCCTCTTTCATcttctttacctccctctcttcatctctctctctcttcatctctccatctctgtctctctgtctctctctctcttctctctgtctctctctctctctctcttcatctctctctctctcttcatctctccatctctctgtctctctgtctctctctctcttctctctgtctctctctctctctctcttcatctctctctctctcttcatctctctctctctcttcatctctccatctctctgtctctctgtctctctctctcttctctctgtctctctctctctctcttcatctctctctctctcttcatctctccatctctctgtctctctgtctctctctcttctctctgtctctctctctctctctctcatctctctctctcttcatctctctgtctctctgtctctctctctctctctcttcatctctctctctctcttcatctctccatctctctgtctctctgtctctctctctcttctctctgtctctctctctctctccccacctctctctctctgtgccaggTGCTGCAGATTCTCTAAATCTAAATCCTCTGTCAGTCCTCTTTTAGAGACTAACTAGACTGAAGCTCCACAGTATGGAGCTCCCTGCAATATTCCCCACCACATCTCTGCCCtactctgcctcactctctgcATTAAGACCAAAACAAACCGGCTAGACAATCAGTCATTACTGGGAGAGGAATACGGTTTTCTCTTAGGCTGCCTGCCATcattagtggtgtgtgtgtacgtgtgtgtgtacgtgtgtgtgtacgtgtgtgtgtacgtgtgtgtacgtgtgtgtgtacgtgtgtgtgtacgtgtacgtgtacgtgtgtgtacgtgtgtgtgtacgtgtgtgtgtacgtgtatgtgtgtgtgtacgtgtacgtgtgtgtacgtgtgtgtgtacgtgtgtgtgtacgtgtacgtgtgtgtacgtgtgtgtgtacgtgtgtgtgtacgtgtgcgtgtgtgtacgtgtgtgtgtacgtgtgcgtgtgtgtacgtgtgtgtgtacgtgtacgtgtgcgtgtatgtgtgtgtgtacgtgtacgtgtgtgtacgtgtgtgtgtacgtgtgtgtgtacgtgtacgtgtacgtgtacgtgtgtgtgtacgtgtacgtgtacgtgtatgtgtgtgtgtacgtgtacgtgtgtgtacgtgtgtgtgtacgtgtgtgtgtacgtgtacgtgtgtgtacgtgtgtgtgtacgtgtgcgtgtgtgtacgtgtgtgtgtacgtgtacgtgtgtgtgtacgtgtgtgtgtacgtgtgtgtgtacgtgtacgtgtgtgtgtacgtgtgtgtacgtgtgtgtacgtgtgtgtgcatgtgtgtacgtgtgtgtgtacgtgtgtgtgtacgtgtgtgtgtacgtgtgtgtacgtgtgtgtacgtgtgtgtgtacgtgtgtgtgtacgtgtgtgtacgtgtgtgtacgtgtgtgtacgtgtgtgtacgtgtgtgtacgtgtgtgtgttctcacctcATCATGTTCTCTCCCTACAGGTGATTCAAACTACTCGGCCACTAAGAGTAAAACCAGCGACAACATCCTCCAGACTTCCCAGTTTGTCGACTCGTACTCTCCTGACCACGACCACCAGCAGTCTAACTACTACCCCTACACTCCCTCTCCCAGAGGTACCGTCTAACCACTACCCCGACACTCCCTCTCCAAGAGGTACCGTCTAACCACTACCCCTACACTCCCTCTCCCAGAGGTACCGTCTAACCACTACCCCTACACTCCCTCTCCCAGAGGTACCGTCTAACCACTACCCCTACACTCCCTCTCCCAGAGGTACCGTCTAACCACTACCCCTACACTCCCTCTCCCAGAGGTACCGTCTAACCACTACCCCTACACTCCCTCTCCCAGAGGTACCGTCTAACCACTACCCCGACACTCCCCTCTCCCAGAGGTACCGTCTAACCACTACCCCTACACTCCCTCTCCCAGAGGTACCGTCTAACCACTACCCCGACACTCCCTCTCCCAGAGGTACCGTCTAACCACtacccctactctccctctcccagagGTACCGTCTAACCACTACCCCTACACTCCCTCTCCCAGAGgtaccctctaaccactaccccGACACTCCCTCTCCCAGAGGTACCGTCTAACCACTACCCCGACACTCCCTCTCCCAGAGATACCGTCTAACCACTACCCCTACACTCCCTCTCCCAGAGGTACCGTCTAACCACTACCCCGACACTCCCTCTCCCAGAGGTACCGTCTAACCACTACCCCTACACTCCCTCTCCCAGAGGTACCGTCTAACCACTACCCCGACACTCCCTCTCCCAGAGGTACCGTCTAACCACTACCCCGACACTCCCTCTCCCAGAGGTATCGTCTAACCACTACCCCGACACTCCCTCTCCCAGAGGTACCGTCTAACCACTACCCCGACACTCCCTCTCCCAGAGGTACCGTCTAACCACTACCCCGACACTCCCTCTCCCAGAGGTACCGTCTAACCACTACCCCGACACTCCCTCTCCCAGAGGTACCGTCTAACCACTACCCCAGAGGTACTGCTGCTAAGGACCCAGAGGATTCACTGTTGGCTCAATGGGTTATTGAGAAATTGACTGATATATTGATCAAGGTGTTTTTGAACTAAAGAGAGCACGTCTCATCATAGAATTCCTGTGTGTAGCAACCTTGAGtatttcaactctctctctcaaaggcTGTGTCTTAACAGTAGTTGTGATTTCcctctctatcctttctctcattctttctttttttctttttctctctctcatctcagctACTCGTGCCCGGAGGTTTTCCtcaggtggagaggaggatgggtgGAATCAAGGTCTTAACAGAGTCAGTATGACACAGTAAATGCTATTCAAAATACTATTCATTTGTATTTGTGACTGAGAGAGTGTGGACCAATGAAAAGGAAACATTGATTAGCCATCTTTGCAATATTAAATGTActataaattatttatttatctgaATGTTTTATTTCTTTAAAGATTCAAAATGCAGAAAAATTCAGGAAATACCACTACTCAACATAGTTTATTTGTTGTTTTGGCAAGATATGGCTGTAAATATTTAATGAATGTTGTCTACAGGGCAAAACAGTCTTCATCCCCAGACATTATTCCTGTTGCTCTGCTCAAGCCATATGATCATGtgttctctttctttgtctcctttcacttctctctctctctactctcttccccctccctctctctatttttctctctctctctcgtctgtctgtctgtctgtctgtctgtctgtctgtctgtctgtctgtctgtctgtctgtctgtctgtctgtctgtctgtctgtctgtctgtctgtctgtctgtcttacacCTGCttctccatgttctctctctccccttctctctctctctctcctctcctttccttctcttcccttctctctcaccccttctctctctctctctctctctctcctctcctttccttctcttcccttctctctcaccccttctctctctctctctctctcctctcctctcctttccttctcttcccttctctctctctctctctctctcctctcctctcctttccttctcttcccttctctctctctcctctcctctcctttccttcccttcctctctctctcctctcctctcctctccatgttctctctctccccttctctctctctcctctcctctcctttccttctcttcccttctctctctctctctctcctctcctctcctttccttctcttcccttctctctctctctctctcctctcctctcctttccttctctccccttctctctctctctcctctcctttccttctcttcccttctctctctctcctctcctctcctttccttctcttcccttctctctctctcctctcctctcctctccatgttctctctctccccttctctctctctctctcctctcctctcctttccttctcttcccttctctctctctcctctcctctcctctccatgttctctctctccccttctctctctctctctcctctcctttcctttccttctcttcccttctctctcctctcctctctctctctcccccctagctCCAAGGTGGTATAGGCCGTATGATTCTGAAGGAGGAGATGAAAGCCAGGTCTGGTTCCTATGACAATGACCCGTGGAGCAGCGCACGGAACTCCCGCACCAACTCCCGCAGTGGCAGCAAAGAGGCCCTGCACAATGTGGGCTACGGCAACACTGTCAACGGATGTAAGACACCCCACCACCATCCATGGTGCTAAACCCCAGTCCAGCCTTTTATCCACACGGACACAAGTATTGAGACGTGATGGATCATCTTACTGTTCTAGAAatagtatttattaggatccccagtcAGCTGCTGCCGAGgcagctcctcctcttcctagtgTCCAAACAGGAAACAAAACAACAGATGCAATACATACTGTAGATAAATATACAAGCCGTTCAGCAGACGCTGCCTTCCAGAAAGATCCACATCTAGTGCCTTCATCTTAAGATATCCAGgcaagacaaccacatatcacagtcgtacCCCAACCCACGCATCACATACATAATACAATAAATTATACGATGCACAATACAATAGAAAACGCATCAAaatgtctgtgtgtctcttcacagtccctgtcGTGCCTTAAGCTGTTTTTATTtctagcttgagttacctgggttaccagagagttctatgtagtcatgttacctgggttaccagagagttctatgtagtcatgttacctgggttaccagagagttctatgtagtcatgttacctgggttaccagagagttctatgtagtcatgttacctgggttaccagagaattccatgttgtcatgttacctgggttaccagagagttccatgtagtcatgttacctgggttaccagagaattccatgttgtcatgttacctgggttaccagagagttccatgtagtcatgttacctgggttaccagagagttccatgtagtcatgttacctgggttaccagagagttccatgtagtcatgttacctgggttaccagagagttccatatagtcatgttacctgggttaccagagagttctatgtagtcatgttacctgggttaccagagagttctatgtagtcatgttacctgggttaccagagttcaatgtagtcatgttacctggcttaccagagagttccatgtagtcatgttacctgggttaccagagagttccatgtagtcatgttacctgggttaccagagagttctatgtagtcatgttacctgggttaccagagttccatgtagtcatgttacctgggttaccagagagttctatgtagtcatggctctatttaatcctgtatgtttctcaacctctgttctggacctggggactgtgaagagacactcTGGTTGCATGTCCTGTGTTGTACTGATGAGTGTCTGAACTGtgtgtttctcaacctctgttctggacctggggactgtgaagagacactcTGGTTGCATGTCCTGTGTTGTACTGATGAGTGTCTGAACTGtgtgtttctcaacctctgttctggacctggggactgtgaagagacactcTGGTTGCATGTCCTGTGTTGTACTGATGAGTGTCTGAACTCTGTGTCTGCTGCTTCAACACGTTCTGCCagttaaaggtccccaaaacacacatctctgggtcgctcctcttttcagttcgctgcagctagcgactggaacgagctgcaacaaacactcaaactggacagttgtatctcaatctcttaattcaaagactcaatcatggacactcttactgacagttgtggctgctttatgtgatgttgtctctaccttcttgccctttgtgctgttgtctgtgcccaataatgtttgcaccctgttttgtgttgctaccatgttgtgttgctaccatgttgtgttgctaccatgttgtgttgctaccatgttgtgttgctgccatgttgctgccatgttgtgttgctgccatgttgtgttgctgccatgttgtgttgctgccatgctgtgttgctaccatgttgtgttgctaccatgctgtgttgtcatgtgttgctgccttgctatgttgttgtcttaggtctcgctttatgtcgtgttgtgttgtctctcttgtcgtgatgtgtgtttcatcctatatttatattgtatctCTCCTCGACTTTgagctgcctgtctgcctgtctgcctgcctgcctgcctgcctgcctgcctgcctgcctgtctgcctgtctgtcctgagctagCTCCTCAGCAGCAGTGTGGAagtgagaggagagtagagcgtCAGGagtctgagacagacagacagacagacagacagacagacagacagacagacagacagacagacagacagacagacagacagacagacagacagacagacagacagacagacagacagacagacagacagacagacagacagacagacagacagacagacagacagacagacagacagacagacagacagacagacagacagacagacagacagacagacagacagacagacagacagacagacagacagacagacagacagacagagatgagggaTGAGTTTAATCTCAGGCTCTGATGGGCTGACTGATCGACGGATGTTGTTAGAAGAGGAGCCGGTCCATAATGACTCAGCGCTGTCTTGACGATCCAGATGTATTACAGATGAatcactattccctttatagtgcactacttttgaccagggccggtGCACCATGTAGTGAATAGGTTCCCATTTGGGACGCACTCCATGTAATCTACCACCGAGCTGTGCCTTTACATCAACCATCTATGTAccatcacatactgtatgtagctaCGTATTGCTGAAATATTTTGAGACCTTGCCAGATGGTGAGGGTTGCCAGATGGTGTATAAATTCAAGTGAGAGGGATGTTGTTGCGATATGAGATCCCCCTCAGGGTTGCCAGACTTGATATGTGGTCAGAGCTTCCATCCCTGTGACTGTGATGATTAATGTCTCTGTACCCAGACACTGGAGGATCACACACTGACGGGGAGGAGAGAAcgaaagagggagatagagaggggggatgtTGTCAGGTGTTCCTGTGTGCTTTCCTCTCCTACTGTTAATAGATTAGTCAGGggaacccagagagagacagagcacccAGCTCCAGCTGAGATAGGACTGGGGGATATCCCAGACCCCTTCTACACCACCTCTACACTGGCAGCACAGTGGGGGATATCCCAGACCCCCTCTACACCCCCTCTACACTGGCAGCACAGTGGGGGATATCCCAGACCCCTCTACACTCCCTCTACACTGGCAGCACAGTGGGGATATCCCAGACCCCTTCTACACCACCTCTACACTGGCAGCACAGTGGGGGATATCCCAGACCCCCTCTACACCCCCTCTACACTGGCAGCACAGTGGGGGATATCCCAGACCCCCTCTACACCACCTCTACACTGGCAGCACAGTGGGGGATATCCCAGACCCCCTCTACACTGGCAGCACAGTGGGGATATCCCAGACCCCCTCTACACCCCCTCTACACTGGCAGCACAGTGGGGGATATCCCAGACCCCCTATACACCCCCTCTACACTGGCAGCACAGTGGGGGATATCCCAGACCCCCTCTACACTGGCAGCACAGTGGGGGATATCCCAGACCCCCTCTACACCCCCTCTACACTGGCAGCACATTTGGGGATATCCCAGACCCCTCTACACCCCCTCTACACTGGCAGCACAGTGGGGGATACCCCAGAccccctctacacccctctacacTGGCAGCACAGTGGGGGATATCCCAGAccccctctacacccctctacacTGGCAGCACAGTGGGGGATATCCCAGACCCCCTCTACACCCCCTCTACACTGGCAGCACAGTGGGGGATATCCCAGACCCCCTCTACACTGGCAGCACAGTGGGGGATATCCCAGACCCCCTCTACACCCCCTCTACACTGGCAGCACATTGGGGGATATCCCAGAccccctctacacccctctacacTGGCAGCACAGTGAGAGATATCCCAGACCCCCTCTACACCCCCTCTACACTGGCAGCACAGTGGGGTTATCCCTGACCCCTCTACACCCCCTCTACACTGGCAGCACAGTGGGGGCAGAGCAGTAGAATGTGGAACACACCCAACCACACACAAAAACCATGCTTCAAGCATTTGTCGCACATAAACACAGAAGTAATCTAACATTATGTACATAGCAAGACATGCACAATGCTGTgcatcccaacacacacacacacacacagaaccttgaccttcacccccctctccctgATTAAACTGATACATTGTGACCAACTGAACCTGATTAGCTATCATGGCAGTTTATCGTGTCTTATCTCTAATGAtaacacacaggcaggcagggagcagagagcagagcagagtagagcagagagcagagaagagcagattgcagagagtagagagtagagcagggagcagagagcagagcagagagtagagcagggagcagagagcagagcagggaacagagagtag includes:
- the LOC124027650 gene encoding actin-binding LIM protein 3-like isoform X1, which translates into the protein MSPTVSTSCSPQHCFRPGDSNYSATKSKTSDNILQTSQFVDSYSPDHDHQQSNYYPYTPSPRATRARRFSSGGEEDGWNQGLNRLQGGIGRMILKEEMKARSGSYDNDPWSSARNSRTNSRSGSKEALHNVGYGNTVNGSPTRSHYSTDSDSFISKSASLPGYGRNGLHRPQSADYFQYDSSSAVNWGIREYKIYPYDVLVVTIRRQNQPPIDVDRARLERHLSPEDFYRVFRMTMPDFDRLALWKRNELKKQVRLF
- the LOC124027650 gene encoding actin-binding LIM protein 3-like isoform X2; the protein is MSPTVSTSCSPQHCFRPGDSNYSATKSKTSDNILQTSQFVDSYSPDHDHQQSNYYPYTPSPRATRARRFSSGGEEDGWNQGLNRLQGGIGRMILKEEMKARSGSYDNDPWSSARNSRTNSRSGSKEALHNVGYGNTVNGYSFISKSASLPGYGRNGLHRPQSADYFQYDSSSAVNWGIREYKIYPYDVLVVTIRRQNQPPIDVDRARLERHLSPEDFYRVFRMTMPDFDRLALWKRNELKKQVRLF